One genomic region from Streptomyces sp. NBC_00457 encodes:
- a CDS encoding methionine synthase, with product MSENSQFTFAPATGIGSMPGGDAREAVKTVTGSLEDFPFLPELPARGPGADMIGRTAGLLVEMYARVEPSGWRIGDRPGRDTKRARSWLGQDLDALEEFTQGYEGQLKVQAVGPWTLAAALELKNGESVLSDAGACRDLTGSLAEGLREHLAEVRRRVPGARLVLQLDEPSLTAVLRGQVKTASGYRTHRAVDRQVVEGMLREVAGVHAGGPVVVHSCAPDVPFALLRRAGMTAISFDFSLLTERDDDVIGEAVEGGTRLFAGVVPGTDGPLSDPAGSVMGVRTLWRRLGLSPALLAEAVTVTPSCGLAGASPDYARKALAHCVQAARSLADNPE from the coding sequence GTGAGTGAAAACAGCCAGTTCACCTTCGCCCCCGCCACCGGCATCGGTTCCATGCCCGGCGGCGATGCCCGCGAGGCCGTCAAGACCGTCACCGGGAGCCTCGAAGACTTCCCGTTCCTGCCGGAGCTGCCCGCGCGCGGACCCGGCGCCGACATGATCGGCCGGACCGCCGGGCTGCTCGTCGAGATGTACGCGCGCGTGGAGCCCAGCGGCTGGCGGATCGGGGACCGGCCGGGGCGGGACACCAAGCGGGCCCGGTCCTGGCTCGGCCAGGACCTCGACGCCCTGGAGGAGTTCACGCAGGGGTACGAAGGGCAGCTGAAGGTGCAGGCCGTCGGCCCCTGGACGCTGGCCGCCGCGCTGGAGCTGAAGAACGGCGAGTCCGTCCTGTCCGACGCGGGTGCCTGCCGCGACCTCACCGGTTCGCTCGCCGAGGGGCTGCGGGAGCATCTCGCGGAGGTCCGGCGGCGCGTACCCGGCGCCCGGCTCGTCCTCCAGCTCGACGAACCCTCCCTCACCGCCGTCCTGCGTGGCCAGGTGAAGACCGCCAGCGGATACCGCACCCACCGGGCCGTCGACCGGCAGGTCGTCGAGGGCATGCTCCGCGAGGTCGCCGGGGTTCACGCGGGCGGGCCGGTCGTGGTGCACTCGTGCGCACCGGACGTCCCGTTCGCCCTGCTGCGCCGGGCGGGCATGACCGCGATCTCCTTCGACTTCTCCCTCCTCACCGAGCGTGATGACGACGTGATCGGTGAAGCGGTGGAAGGGGGCACCCGGCTCTTCGCCGGTGTCGTCCCGGGCACGGACGGCCCATTGTCAGACCCTGCCGGTAGCGTCATGGGTGTCAGGACGCTCTGGCGCAGGCTGGGGCTGTCTCCCGCGCTTCTCGCGGAGGCGGTCACGGTCACGCCGTCGTGCGGACTCGCGGGGGCTTCCCCCGACTACGCACGCAAGGCCCTCGCCCACTGCGTCCAGGCGGCGAGATCCCTCGCGGACAACCCAGAGTAA
- a CDS encoding SDR family oxidoreductase, whose amino-acid sequence MAHMATHVITGAGSGIGSAVARRLHARGDELVLHARDAGRAKELAAQFPGARTLVGDLADPDRLSWAFSHQTLPERVDSLLHIAGVVDLGPVGDLTPKSWRHQLNVNLIAPAELTRHFLPQLRASRGHVVFVNSGAGLRASADWSAYAASKHGLKALADALRNEEHDNGVRVTSVYPGRTASPMQAKVHQQEGKEYDAAQWIDPESVATTILMALDLPRDAEVNDLTVRPGR is encoded by the coding sequence ATGGCGCACATGGCTACACATGTGATCACCGGGGCGGGCAGCGGCATCGGTTCGGCGGTCGCCCGCCGCCTCCACGCGCGCGGGGACGAACTCGTCCTGCACGCGCGCGACGCGGGCCGCGCGAAGGAACTGGCCGCTCAGTTCCCGGGCGCCAGGACACTGGTGGGCGACCTGGCCGACCCGGACAGGCTGAGCTGGGCCTTCTCGCACCAGACGCTGCCCGAGCGGGTGGACTCCCTGCTGCACATCGCGGGCGTCGTCGACCTCGGCCCGGTCGGAGACCTGACCCCCAAGTCCTGGCGCCACCAGCTCAACGTCAACCTCATCGCCCCCGCCGAGCTGACCCGCCACTTCCTGCCCCAACTCCGCGCCAGCCGCGGCCATGTGGTGTTCGTCAACTCGGGCGCGGGCCTCAGGGCGAGCGCCGACTGGTCCGCGTACGCCGCGTCCAAGCACGGCCTGAAGGCCCTCGCGGACGCGTTGCGCAACGAGGAGCACGACAACGGCGTCCGCGTCACCTCCGTCTACCCCGGCCGCACGGCGAGCCCCATGCAGGCCAAGGTCCACCAGCAGGAGGGCAAGGAGTACGACGCCGCCCAGTGGATCGACCCCGAATCGGTGGCGACGACGATCCTGATGGCCCTGGACCTTCCGAGGGACGCGGAGGTCAACGACCTGACGGTGCGGCCGGGGCGCTGA
- a CDS encoding TIGR00730 family Rossman fold protein: MRICVFLSAADLSDRYTRPAREFARLIGKGGHTLVWGGSNVGLMKVVADGVQEAGGRLVGVSVEFLSAKVRPGVDEMVIAKDLAERKKLLLEKADAVVIMVGGTGTLDEATEILELKKHGHTDKPVVLLNTAGFYDGLKEQFRRMEDEGFLPCPLTDLVFFAEEPVGAMAYLEESRGVA, translated from the coding sequence ATGCGAATCTGCGTCTTTCTCTCCGCCGCCGACCTGTCCGACCGTTACACGCGCCCCGCGCGGGAGTTCGCGAGGCTCATCGGCAAGGGCGGCCACACGCTGGTGTGGGGAGGGTCCAATGTCGGCCTCATGAAGGTGGTTGCCGACGGCGTGCAGGAAGCGGGCGGGCGGCTCGTCGGGGTCTCGGTCGAGTTCCTGTCCGCCAAGGTCCGTCCGGGTGTCGACGAGATGGTGATCGCGAAAGACCTCGCCGAGCGCAAGAAGCTGCTGCTGGAGAAGGCCGACGCCGTGGTGATCATGGTGGGTGGCACGGGGACGCTCGACGAGGCCACGGAGATCCTCGAGCTGAAGAAGCACGGCCACACCGACAAGCCGGTGGTGCTGCTCAACACCGCGGGCTTCTACGACGGGCTGAAGGAACAGTTCCGGCGCATGGAGGACGAGGGGTTCCTGCCCTGTCCGCTGACCGACCTGGTGTTCTTCGCGGAGGAGCCGGTCGGGGCGATGGCCTACCTGGAAGAGAGCCGGGGCGTGGCCTGA
- a CDS encoding DUF427 domain-containing protein encodes MADGHTITIEQGTQRVRVVSGDQVLAESDRPLILRETGCPERYYLPAEDVRLDLLTPSETHTYCPFKGTASYWSLPDAADLVWSYPDPKPDVAQIKDHLCFYDVEVV; translated from the coding sequence ATGGCTGATGGACACACGATCACGATCGAACAGGGCACCCAGCGCGTGCGGGTGGTCAGCGGCGACCAGGTACTGGCGGAGTCCGACCGCCCGTTGATCCTGCGCGAGACCGGCTGTCCCGAGCGCTACTACCTCCCCGCCGAGGACGTACGCCTCGACCTCCTGACCCCCTCGGAGACCCACACCTACTGCCCCTTCAAGGGAACCGCCTCCTACTGGTCGCTGCCCGACGCGGCCGACCTCGTCTGGTCGTACCCCGACCCCAAGCCGGACGTCGCCCAGATCAAGGACCATCTCTGCTTCTACGACGTCGAAGTGGTGTGA
- a CDS encoding alpha/beta fold hydrolase has product MDKKTLSRDGTPIAYERTGRGPAVVLVSGAMSTGHTVAPLAGQLADGFTAVIYDRRGRGESGDTPPYAVEREVEDLAALIETVGGQAALYGISSGGALALQAAASGLPVSKVAVYETPFAVYEGGAQERAEYTEGLTRALAEGRRGDAVELFLRLTGLAEEMIQGARQSPMWAGMESIAPSLAYDNAVMGDGLVPRHRLAAITVPVLAVAGGESPAWLREATQAVAEAVPDGTYRSLEGQTHLVDPQVLAPVLAEFYAQ; this is encoded by the coding sequence ATGGACAAGAAGACGCTTTCGCGCGACGGCACCCCGATCGCATACGAACGCACGGGCCGGGGCCCGGCGGTCGTCCTGGTGAGCGGCGCGATGTCCACCGGCCACACGGTGGCACCGCTGGCCGGCCAGCTCGCCGACGGCTTCACGGCCGTCATCTACGACCGCCGGGGGCGCGGCGAGAGCGGTGACACGCCGCCGTACGCCGTGGAGCGGGAGGTCGAGGACCTCGCGGCGCTCATCGAGACGGTCGGCGGTCAGGCGGCGCTGTACGGCATCTCGTCGGGTGGCGCGCTGGCCCTCCAGGCCGCGGCGAGCGGGCTGCCGGTCAGCAAGGTCGCGGTCTACGAGACGCCGTTCGCGGTGTACGAGGGCGGAGCGCAGGAACGCGCCGAGTACACCGAAGGGCTGACGCGGGCACTGGCGGAGGGCAGGCGCGGGGACGCCGTCGAGCTGTTCCTGAGGCTGACCGGGCTGGCCGAGGAGATGATCCAGGGCGCCCGCCAGTCCCCCATGTGGGCCGGCATGGAGTCGATCGCACCGAGCCTGGCGTACGACAACGCCGTCATGGGCGACGGACTCGTCCCCCGGCACCGGCTGGCCGCGATCACCGTCCCCGTCCTGGCCGTCGCGGGCGGCGAGAGCCCCGCGTGGCTGCGCGAGGCGACGCAGGCGGTCGCGGAGGCAGTGCCCGACGGGACCTACCGGAGCCTGGAGGGGCAGACGCACCTGGTGGATCCGCAGGTTCTGGCGCCGGTGCTCGCCGAGTTCTACGCACAGTAG
- the mnmA gene encoding tRNA 2-thiouridine(34) synthase MnmA, with the protein MTEIPQRPRPLRVLAAMSGGVDSAVAAARAAEAGHDVTGVHLALSANPQSFRTGARGCCTIEDSRDARRAADVIGIPFYVWDLADRFREDVVEDFVAEYEAGRTPNPCLRCNEKIKFAALLDKALALGFDAVCTGHYAQVIVNEDGARELHRASDMAKDQSYVLGVLDDRQLAHAMFPLGDTVTTKDEIRAEAERRGLAVAKKPDSHDICFIADGDTQGFLADRLGKAEGDIVDESGAKLGTHEGAYGFTIGQRKGLRIGHPAPDGKPRYVLDISPVDNTVTVGPASALDVTALTAIKPRWCGAAPSGPGTYTAQLRAHGGETEVTAELIDGSLEVSFTAPVRGVAPGQAIVLYDGTRVVGSATIASTTRARAVPA; encoded by the coding sequence ATGACTGAGATCCCGCAGCGCCCCCGCCCCCTCCGCGTACTCGCCGCCATGTCGGGCGGCGTGGACTCCGCCGTGGCCGCCGCCCGCGCCGCCGAGGCGGGCCACGACGTGACCGGCGTCCACCTCGCGCTCTCCGCGAACCCGCAGTCCTTCCGTACGGGCGCGCGCGGCTGTTGCACCATCGAGGACTCCCGCGACGCCCGCCGCGCCGCGGACGTCATCGGCATCCCCTTCTACGTCTGGGACCTCGCCGACCGCTTCCGCGAGGACGTGGTCGAGGACTTCGTCGCCGAGTACGAGGCGGGCCGCACCCCCAACCCCTGCCTGCGCTGCAACGAGAAGATCAAGTTCGCCGCCCTCCTGGACAAGGCCCTGGCGCTCGGCTTCGACGCGGTGTGCACCGGCCACTACGCCCAGGTGATCGTGAACGAGGACGGCGCCCGTGAGCTGCACCGCGCCTCCGACATGGCGAAGGACCAGTCGTACGTCCTCGGCGTCCTCGACGACCGGCAGCTCGCCCACGCGATGTTCCCGCTCGGCGACACCGTGACGACGAAGGACGAGATCCGCGCGGAGGCCGAGCGCAGGGGGCTGGCGGTGGCCAAGAAGCCCGACTCGCACGACATCTGCTTCATCGCCGACGGCGACACCCAGGGCTTCCTGGCCGACCGGCTGGGCAAGGCGGAGGGCGACATCGTCGACGAGTCCGGCGCCAAGCTCGGCACGCACGAGGGCGCGTACGGCTTCACCATCGGCCAGCGCAAGGGCCTGCGGATCGGCCACCCGGCACCCGACGGCAAGCCGCGCTACGTCCTCGACATCTCCCCGGTGGACAACACGGTGACTGTGGGCCCCGCCTCCGCCCTCGACGTCACCGCACTGACCGCGATCAAGCCCCGCTGGTGCGGCGCGGCCCCCTCGGGCCCCGGCACCTACACGGCCCAGCTCCGCGCCCACGGCGGCGAGACCGAGGTGACCGCCGAACTGATCGACGGCTCCCTGGAGGTGTCGTTCACCGCCCCGGTCCGCGGAGTCGCCCCCGGCCAGGCGATCGTCCTGTACGACGGCACACGCGTGGTGGGCTCGGCGACGATCGCGTCGACGACGCGGGCGAGGGCCGTACCGGCGTGA
- a CDS encoding N-acetylmuramoyl-L-alanine amidase, with product MGARRAAKDSGHTAENSGGRDGDRRIGRRALLAGLAATAVGTAVLARDELGRLWWRVPGVEKPRKAGAVDYAGAKWEAASDANWRRADRPDDYGVDMVIIHVTQGSFDSAVKAFQDPGHQAAAHYIVGQDGRVLQMIRELDVAYHAGNRDYNERSIGIEHEGFVDRPEDLTDEMYEASARLTARICARYDLPVDREHIIGHVEVPGTDHTDPGEHWDWDRYMKLVRQARTASA from the coding sequence ATGGGGGCGAGAAGAGCGGCCAAGGACTCCGGGCACACGGCTGAGAACTCCGGGGGCAGGGACGGCGACCGGCGCATCGGGCGGCGGGCGCTGCTGGCCGGCCTGGCCGCGACCGCGGTGGGCACGGCCGTGCTGGCGCGCGACGAGCTGGGGCGCCTGTGGTGGCGGGTGCCGGGTGTGGAGAAGCCGCGCAAGGCGGGCGCGGTCGACTACGCGGGCGCGAAGTGGGAGGCGGCGTCGGACGCCAACTGGCGGCGCGCGGACCGGCCCGACGACTACGGCGTGGACATGGTGATCATCCATGTCACCCAGGGCAGCTTCGACAGCGCGGTGAAGGCCTTCCAGGACCCGGGCCACCAGGCCGCGGCCCACTACATCGTCGGCCAGGACGGACGCGTCCTGCAGATGATCCGCGAGCTGGACGTGGCCTACCACGCGGGCAACCGCGACTACAACGAGCGGAGCATCGGCATCGAGCACGAGGGCTTCGTGGACCGGCCCGAGGACCTCACGGACGAGATGTACGAGGCGTCGGCGCGGCTCACGGCCCGGATATGCGCGCGGTACGACCTACCCGTCGACCGCGAGCACATCATCGGGCACGTGGAGGTACCGGGCACGGACCACACCGACCCCGGGGAGCACTGGGACTGGGACCGGTACATGAAGCTCGTACGGCAGGCCCGTACGGCGTCGGCCTGA
- a CDS encoding cysteine desulfurase family protein: MAYLDHAATTPMLPEAVEALTTHLGVTGNASSLHASGRQARRTVEEARETLAEALAARPSEVVFTSGGTEADNLAVKGLYWSRRDADPARTRVLASPVEHHAVLDAVHWLGEHEGATVEYLPVDPYGRVHPEALHEAIARNPDDVALATVMWANNEIGTVMPIRELAETAAEFDVPLHADAVQAFGQVPVDFAASGLAAMTVSGHKIGGPYGIGALLLGREYTPVPVLHGGGQERHVRSGTLDVPAVASFAVAGRLAAEQREWFVREIGGLRDDLIEAVRTAVPDAILGGDPAREGRLPANAHFTFPGCEGDSLLLLLDAQGIECSTGSACTAGVAQPSHVLLATGTDPDLARGTLRFSFGHTSTEADVEAVAKAIGPAVERARAAGLT; this comes from the coding sequence ATGGCATACCTCGACCACGCCGCAACCACCCCGATGCTCCCCGAGGCAGTCGAGGCACTCACCACGCACCTCGGCGTCACCGGCAACGCGTCCTCCCTGCACGCATCGGGCCGCCAGGCAAGGCGAACCGTGGAGGAGGCCCGCGAAACCCTCGCGGAAGCCCTCGCCGCCCGCCCCAGCGAGGTCGTCTTCACCTCCGGCGGCACCGAGGCGGACAACCTCGCCGTCAAGGGCCTGTACTGGTCCCGCCGAGACGCCGACCCGGCCCGCACCCGGGTGCTCGCCAGCCCCGTCGAACACCACGCCGTCCTGGACGCCGTCCACTGGCTCGGCGAACACGAGGGCGCCACGGTCGAGTACCTCCCGGTCGACCCCTACGGCCGGGTCCACCCGGAGGCGCTGCACGAAGCCATCGCCCGCAACCCCGACGACGTGGCCCTGGCCACCGTCATGTGGGCGAACAACGAGATCGGCACGGTCATGCCGATCCGCGAACTCGCCGAGACCGCCGCCGAGTTCGACGTCCCCCTGCACGCCGACGCCGTCCAGGCCTTCGGCCAGGTCCCCGTCGACTTCGCCGCCTCCGGCCTCGCCGCGATGACGGTCTCGGGCCACAAGATCGGCGGCCCGTACGGCATCGGCGCCCTGCTCCTCGGCCGTGAATACACCCCCGTACCGGTTCTGCACGGCGGCGGCCAGGAGCGTCACGTCCGCTCCGGCACCCTCGACGTCCCCGCCGTCGCCTCCTTCGCGGTCGCCGGCCGCCTCGCCGCCGAACAGCGCGAGTGGTTCGTACGGGAGATCGGCGGCCTGCGGGACGACCTGATCGAGGCGGTGCGTACGGCGGTCCCGGACGCGATCCTCGGAGGGGACCCCGCACGGGAGGGCCGCCTCCCGGCGAACGCCCACTTCACCTTCCCGGGCTGCGAGGGAGACTCGCTGCTCCTTCTCCTCGACGCCCAGGGCATCGAGTGCTCCACCGGCTCCGCCTGCACCGCAGGCGTCGCCCAGCCCAGCCACGTCCTCCTGGCCACCGGCACCGACCCCGACCTGGCCCGCGGCACCCTCCGCTTCTCCTTCGGCCACACCTCCACGGAGGCCGACGTCGAGGCGGTCGCCAAGGCGATCGGCCCGGCGGTGGAACGGGCCCGCGCTGCGGGGCTGACGTAG
- a CDS encoding DUF4190 domain-containing protein — MQLTAPATRQTTARDTDGMAVASFILGLVGLLVLNVFLGPIAIALASAALWRGTARKGRAYLGLGLGIADLLVLVAFMQADNTVSWSF; from the coding sequence ATGCAACTCACCGCACCTGCAACCCGTCAGACCACCGCCCGCGACACCGACGGCATGGCCGTCGCCTCCTTCATCCTCGGCCTCGTGGGCCTCCTCGTCCTCAACGTCTTCCTCGGCCCGATCGCCATCGCCCTGGCATCCGCAGCCCTCTGGCGCGGCACAGCCCGCAAGGGCCGCGCATACCTCGGCCTGGGCCTGGGAATCGCCGACCTCCTGGTCCTGGTGGCCTTCATGCAGGCGGACAACACGGTGTCGTGGAGTTTCTGA
- a CDS encoding TetR family transcriptional regulator, with protein MSHTLGVRQAQKQKTRQALLDAALGLLEEQSLSSLGLREVTREVGVAPTAFYRHFRSIADLGVALVEEALGSLHPMIRMIVSATDDPDERIARAIQLIVGHVEAHPAHIRFIARERSGGVRPVREAIRDQIALFAAEVKAQLVKDPEAEGWTDDDLSMLASLYVDQMLFTASLFLEALDAPPEERERVAHVATRQLRLISIGRQHWLD; from the coding sequence ATGAGTCACACTCTCGGCGTCCGGCAGGCCCAGAAACAGAAGACCCGGCAGGCGCTCCTGGACGCCGCCCTGGGGCTGTTGGAGGAGCAGAGCCTGAGCAGCCTGGGCCTGCGTGAGGTCACCCGCGAGGTCGGCGTCGCCCCGACCGCCTTCTACCGGCACTTCCGCTCCATCGCTGACCTCGGCGTCGCGCTGGTCGAGGAGGCGCTCGGCAGCCTGCACCCGATGATCCGGATGATCGTGTCCGCGACGGACGATCCCGATGAACGCATAGCCCGCGCCATCCAGTTGATCGTCGGTCATGTGGAGGCGCACCCCGCCCACATCCGCTTCATCGCCCGTGAGCGCAGCGGCGGGGTCCGGCCGGTGCGCGAGGCCATCCGCGACCAGATCGCCCTGTTCGCCGCGGAGGTGAAGGCCCAGCTGGTCAAGGACCCCGAGGCCGAGGGGTGGACGGACGACGACCTGTCGATGCTGGCCAGCCTCTACGTCGACCAGATGCTGTTCACGGCCTCCCTCTTCCTGGAGGCCCTGGACGCCCCGCCGGAGGAGCGCGAGCGCGTCGCCCATGTCGCGACCCGGCAGCTGCGGCTCATCAGCATCGGCCGGCAGCACTGGCTCGACTGA